The proteins below come from a single Drosophila miranda strain MSH22 chromosome Y unlocalized genomic scaffold, D.miranda_PacBio2.1 Contig_Y1_pilon, whole genome shotgun sequence genomic window:
- the LOC117190995 gene encoding uncharacterized protein LOC117190995 isoform X2, whose amino-acid sequence MSESAYAAVGYWRIRTKSGWKSAFIMGKTKCAPMKLSTIPRLELQAAVLGTRLRKCILEGHDVNPKCVHMWSDSKTVLAWIKSDHRKYKPYVGHRIDEILEATRLEDWHWVPTKDNPADFGTKLRSGTRETSWLRGPQFLQEDASQWNIGTSDVGDTELELRSKFTLSINEMSSDGSVNIVFRELLERFSSFTRLMRVVAWVYRMCDRKIKRKVYLDVAEIEEAVLIVIRNVQDVAFHDERVALLTGQSIEKNSKLWKLSPIIDGRGVIRMNGRINNACSVGEETRRPILMPQGHHVTKLIVRHYHELWKHQNENTIIAEIRRKYYIPHCRQEVRRAARNCMTCKIQRASPKMPLMGQLPKDRLSPYVRLFSYVGIDYMGPFLVVRGRPG is encoded by the coding sequence ATGAGTGAGTCAGCTTATGCAGCAGTTGGATACTGGCGCATACGTACGAAATCTGGATGGAAGTCCGCATTTATAATGGGAAAGACCAAGTGTGCCCCAATGAAACTATCGACCATACCCAGGCTCGAGCTACAGGCGGCAGTGCTAGGAACTCGTCTCAGGAAATGTATTCTTGAGGGTCACGACGTCAACCCCAAATGTGTCCACATGTGGTCCGACTCCAAGACTGTCTTAGCATGGATTAAATCAGATCACAGAAAATATAAGCCATATGTAGGACACAGAATTGACGAGATACTTGAAGCCACAAGGTTGGAAGATTGGCATTGGGTGCCTACTAAGGATAACCCGGCAGACTTTGGCACCAAACTCAGATCTGGAACTCGAGAAACCTCCTGGTTGAGAGGCCCTCAATTCCTTCAAGAGGACGCAAGTCAATGGAATATAGGAACTTCAGACGTTGGTGACACGGAACTGGAACTAAGAAGCAAGTTTACGTTATCAATCAATGAGATGTCTTCAGATGGATCTGTCAATATCGTATTCAGGGAGTTGCTGGAAAGGTTCTCTTCATTTACAAGGCTGATGCGAGTTGTCGCTTGGGTCTACAGGATGTGTGATCGTAAGATCAAACGAAAAGTCTACCTTGATGTAGCTGAAATTGAAGAAGCTGTACTCATAGTGATCCGCAATGTACAGGATGTTGCATTTCATGATGAGCGGGTGGCGCTATTGACTGGACAGTCCATCGAAAAGAACAGCAAGCTGTGGAAGTTGTCTCCGATCATAGACGGAAGAGGAGTGATCCGCATGAATGGGCGTATTAATAACGCGTGTTCGGTTGGAGAAGAAACCAGGCGTCCAATATTAATGCCCCAAGGGCATCACGTTACAAAATTGATCGTGCGACATTATCACGAGCTATGGAAACACCAGAATGAAAACACAATTATAGCAGAAATACGCAGAAAGTACTACATACCACACTGCCGACAGGAGGTTCGCCGTGCAGCTAGAAATTGTATGACTTGTAAAATCCAGCGAGCTTCACCAAAAATGCCATTAATGGGACAACTTCCTAAGGACAGACTCTCTCCGTACGTACGCTTATTCTCATATGTTGGAATCGACTATATGGGACCGTTTCTGGTTGTAAGAGGAAGGCCTGGATAG
- the LOC117190996 gene encoding uncharacterized protein LOC117190996: MITRAMSKLRATDEMDEDNVEMGKVERESAQGEASNKEGAGPGTSKEAQSHGVVNVMMEMWRQMQESQRANAMQMQQFQMEVLRMNQIQMEKTNILLRSLGISGRRTGEPGPQSTTAEPSVISDAVSSTRQPVPSQETQRKLYDLPEFNGAPEEWPMFNEAFTMTTAEYGYSDRQNLLRLQKAIKGKARETVECLLIHSSNVSNILETLKQNFGRPEKLVKSQISRVREFPSIREGRLEQLVEFKMKVQNLASFLEAANAHQQLKNPTLMEKLILKLPVQQRLEWARHSKQLGDEKSISHLSLWLQGLAEEVQDAGLVDDQATFKPKKEKSRLFHANDIGLVTMKACSVCNGKHDLENCNSFAQLELGKKWQHVRERKLCFNCLKYGHRSQKCRRHHQCGLDGCAKRIHRLLHAESVNQPGEEVKFTGTATHEASSMILFKILPVNLHAKNKIVRCHAFLDEGSAVTLINESLADELGLHGPKESLTLQWFGEKTSTELVSRFNIGISDERGGKVYALNGVRTIKDLRLPKQSVNMSELSSQYPHIKSIPLKGYRNARPEILIGLDNLHLIAPKQMRSMGYVGPAIALTNLG; this comes from the coding sequence ATGATTACCAGAGCAATGAGCAAATTAAGGGCAACGGATGAAATGGACGAGGACAACGTTGAGATGGGAAAAGTGGAAAGAGAATCCGCGCAAGGTGAAGCCTCAAATAAGGAGGGGGCCGGGCCCGGCACATCAAAAGAAGCCCAATCACATGGCGTTGTTAACGTTATGATGGAGATGTGGCGCCAAATGCAAGAAAGTCAGCGGGCCAATGCAATGCAAATGCAGCAGTTCCAAATGGAAGTTCTGCGGATGAATCAAATTCAAATGGAAAAAACTAATATACTTCTGCGATCCCTTGGTATTAGTGGAAGGAGAACTGGCGAGCCAGGACCACAATCAACCACGGCTGAGCCCTCAGTGATATCAGACGCAGTCTCATCAACAAGGCAACCGGTTCCTTCTCAGGAAACGCAAAGAAAATTGTACGATCTACCGGAGTTTAATGGTGCTCCCGAAGAGTGGCCAATGTTCAACGAAGCTTTCACTATGACCACTGCAGAGTACGGATACAGTGACAGGCAAAATTTGTTACGCCTCCAAAAGGCAATAAAGGGCAAGGCTAGGGAGACCGTTGAATGTTTGCTTATTCACAGTTCTAACGTTTCAAATATTTTAGAGACCCTTAAACAAAATTTTGGTAGACCGGAGAAACTCGTAAAAAGCCAGATTAGTCGCGTTAGAGAATTTCCGAGCATTCGCGAAGGGAGATTGGAACAATTAGTAGAGTTCAAAATGAAGGTACAAAACTTGGCTTCATTCTTAGAAGCAGCTAACGCACATCAGCAGTTAAAAAACCCAACATTAATGGAGAAGTTAATCTTAAAGTTGCCAGTGCAACAGAGACTGGAGTGGGCACGCCATTCCAAGCAACTAGGAGATGAAAAATCGATCAGTCATTTAAGTCTATGGCTTCAGGGATTGGCCGAAGAAGTGCAAGACGCAGGATTGGTTGACGATCAGGCGACGTTCAAGCCAAAGAAGGAAAAGTCGAGACTATTCCATGCAAACGACATCGGACTTGTAACCATGAAGGCGTGCTCCGTCTGCAATGGGAAACACGACTTGGAAAACTGTAACTCATTTGCCCAGTTAGAACTTGGAAAAAAATGGCAGCATGTAAgggaaagaaaattatgcttcaattgcctaaagtaCGGCCATCGTAGTCAAAAATGTAGACGACATCACCAATGTGGACTTGATGGATGTGCCAAACGCATTCACCGTTTGCTCCATGCAGAATCAGTTAATCAACCAGGCGAGGAAGTAAAGTTCACAGGAACAGCAACGCATGAGGCTAGCTCAATGATTTTGTTTAAGATATTGCCTGTTAATCTtcatgctaaaaataaaatagtgAGGTGCCACGCCTTTTTGGATGAAGGTTCTGCAGTAACCCTTATAAATGAAAGCCTGGCAGACGAGTTAGGATTACATGGGCCCAAAGAAAGTCTGACATTGCAATGGTTTGGAGAAAAGACATCAACGGAATTGGTCAGCCGATTTAATATTGGAATATCTGATGAACGTGGAGGAAAGGTCTATGCACTAAACGGAGTAAGGACTATTAAGGATTTACGGCTGCCGAAGCAATCCGTAAACATGTCTGAGCTAAGTTCGCAATACCCACACATAAAGAGTATTCCTTTGAAAGGCTATAGAAATGCTAGACCTGAAATACTAATCGGACTAGATAACCTACATTTGATAGCTCCAAAGCAAATGAGATCTATGGGATACGTTGGGCCAGCCATTGCATTAACCAATCTGGGATAG